A region from the Salidesulfovibrio onnuriiensis genome encodes:
- a CDS encoding CoB--CoM heterodisulfide reductase iron-sulfur subunit A family protein, which yields MAKVGVYVCHCGSNIAGVIDVEAVRAFAETLPDVVIARKDLFMCSDSGQEQIKQDIRDGLVDRVVVAACTPRTHEPIFRAACEAGGLNKYLFEMANIRDQASWVHPHDPEGATEKAKLVVASAVGKAKFLQPLEDKFVNVTDAAMVVGGGVGGIFAALELANMGHKTYLVEKEPSIGGIMAMLDKTFPTNDCSACILTPVMVDAAAHPNIEVMTYSEVVGLDGYIGNFTVKVNRKQSYVDWNKCTGCGACAEACPAKAGDEFNQGLNDRPAAYIQFPQAVPKKAVIDMESCINCAGRKIGSEPKVSKKTGQPMLAPCEKACPADAINRSLAHDPAGSIEEVNVGSIVVATGYKVMEKESFKEMAPESPNVVTALQLERIISATGPTGGKLLRPSDNKKPKTINFVSCVGSRDEKHHTHCSRVCCMYMIKQARLIKEKYPDINIYMHFIDVRTAGKDYDEYYTGARKMGINILRGKVGGMEILPDDRVRVLGFDMDQQEPVEIESDLVVLATAIELPKSATTLGQTLGLQFCGSGFFRELHPKLGPVETSTRGLYLAGCCQGPKDIPDTVSQAKGAAAAAAVPLAQGRVKIEPILSEVQPEKCSGCGICVPLCPYNAISLKEWGERPRAEIDITQCKGCGVCTTACPSSAIRLHGYEEDQIMAQIAALTS from the coding sequence ATGGCTAAAGTGGGCGTGTACGTCTGTCACTGCGGCTCGAACATTGCCGGAGTGATAGACGTGGAAGCCGTGCGCGCGTTTGCGGAAACGCTGCCGGACGTTGTCATCGCCAGAAAGGACCTGTTCATGTGCTCGGACTCGGGCCAGGAGCAGATCAAGCAGGACATCCGTGACGGATTGGTGGACCGCGTGGTGGTCGCCGCCTGCACCCCCCGGACCCACGAGCCCATTTTCCGGGCCGCGTGCGAAGCCGGCGGGCTGAACAAGTATCTCTTTGAAATGGCCAACATTCGCGATCAGGCCAGCTGGGTTCATCCGCACGACCCGGAAGGGGCCACGGAAAAGGCCAAGCTGGTCGTTGCCAGCGCCGTCGGCAAGGCCAAATTCCTGCAACCGTTGGAAGACAAATTCGTGAACGTCACCGATGCCGCCATGGTCGTCGGCGGCGGCGTGGGCGGCATTTTCGCGGCCCTGGAGCTGGCCAACATGGGCCACAAGACCTACCTGGTGGAAAAAGAGCCCAGCATCGGCGGCATCATGGCCATGCTGGACAAGACCTTTCCCACCAACGACTGTTCCGCCTGTATCCTGACCCCTGTCATGGTTGACGCGGCAGCGCATCCGAATATCGAAGTCATGACCTATTCGGAAGTGGTGGGCCTGGACGGCTACATCGGCAACTTCACGGTCAAGGTCAACCGCAAGCAGTCCTACGTGGACTGGAACAAATGTACCGGCTGCGGAGCATGCGCGGAAGCGTGCCCCGCAAAGGCCGGCGACGAGTTCAACCAGGGACTCAACGACCGTCCCGCCGCCTACATTCAGTTCCCCCAGGCCGTTCCCAAGAAGGCCGTCATCGACATGGAGTCCTGCATCAACTGTGCGGGCCGCAAGATCGGAAGCGAGCCCAAGGTCAGCAAGAAGACCGGCCAACCCATGCTCGCCCCGTGCGAAAAGGCCTGCCCCGCGGATGCCATCAACCGCAGCCTGGCCCACGACCCCGCCGGAAGCATTGAAGAAGTCAACGTGGGCTCCATCGTGGTGGCCACCGGCTACAAGGTCATGGAAAAGGAATCCTTCAAGGAGATGGCTCCGGAATCGCCCAACGTGGTCACCGCGCTTCAGCTGGAACGCATCATCTCGGCCACCGGTCCCACCGGCGGCAAGCTGCTGCGGCCCTCGGACAACAAGAAGCCCAAGACCATCAACTTCGTCTCCTGCGTGGGTTCGCGGGATGAAAAACACCATACCCACTGTTCGCGGGTCTGCTGCATGTACATGATCAAGCAGGCGCGTTTGATCAAGGAAAAATACCCGGACATCAATATCTACATGCACTTTATTGATGTCCGCACCGCCGGCAAGGACTACGACGAGTACTACACCGGCGCGCGCAAGATGGGCATCAATATCCTGCGCGGCAAGGTCGGGGGCATGGAAATCCTGCCGGACGACCGCGTGCGCGTCCTGGGCTTCGATATGGACCAGCAGGAACCCGTGGAGATCGAATCCGATCTCGTGGTGCTGGCCACCGCCATCGAACTGCCCAAGTCCGCCACCACCCTGGGCCAGACCCTGGGCCTGCAGTTCTGTGGTTCCGGTTTCTTCCGCGAACTGCATCCCAAGCTCGGCCCCGTGGAAACCAGCACCCGAGGCCTCTACCTCGCCGGTTGCTGCCAGGGGCCCAAGGACATTCCCGACACGGTCTCCCAGGCCAAGGGCGCTGCCGCGGCCGCCGCGGTTCCGCTGGCGCAGGGCCGGGTCAAGATCGAGCCCATCCTTTCGGAAGTGCAGCCCGAGAAATGTTCCGGCTGCGGCATCTGCGTGCCCCTGTGCCCGTATAACGCCATCTCCCTGAAGGAGTGGGGCGAACGCCCCCGTGCGGAAATCGACATCACCCAGTGCAAGGGATGCGGTGTCTGCACCACTGCCTGCCCGTCGTCGGCCATCAGGCTGCACGGCTACGAAGAAGACCAGATCATGGCCCAGATCGCGGCCCTGACCAGCTAG
- a CDS encoding ABC transporter substrate-binding protein, translated as MPAFLKRLSGRILALTLFLFLACPAAAAETRTITDMRGKQVTIPASPERVVTLDDGLSAGVMTALGVQDAVIAVGSHCPVKVFKYSYPTADGKEYSYVDGMNPVGYLNPRLRDVPYMATYGQSTNFEELAALRPDLVFMRVGSCYSMGDSEILQRQMNMIEAMGIPLVVLNGPSTFCDPTVEHISEEIRIVGKAFNKEEQARQLAAYLEGIVGMVRQRTAGVPADQRPSVLLFGLSPKARGEGGAGTAQGRDTIESYFVEDIIQGRNAFEGSGSFSIVNIEQVFAMDPDVVILPTAWGYHPPKELYTAPYYSKLSSLSAVKNHRVVALPWTPCNCAKRLEYPIEIMIMAKAVHPELFKDISIHKWVLEFYKKVYGVDQKTAEGLRTTQWLDWTVEEQW; from the coding sequence ATGCCCGCTTTCCTCAAACGGCTTTCCGGCCGCATCCTGGCATTGACGCTGTTCCTATTCCTCGCCTGCCCCGCCGCGGCGGCGGAGACCCGCACCATAACGGACATGCGCGGCAAGCAGGTGACCATACCCGCAAGCCCCGAACGCGTCGTCACCCTCGACGACGGCCTCAGCGCCGGAGTCATGACCGCCCTGGGCGTCCAGGATGCCGTCATTGCCGTGGGCTCCCACTGCCCGGTGAAAGTCTTCAAATACTCCTACCCCACCGCCGACGGAAAGGAATATTCCTACGTGGACGGCATGAACCCGGTGGGCTACCTGAATCCCCGCCTGCGCGATGTCCCCTACATGGCAACCTATGGGCAATCCACCAACTTCGAGGAACTGGCCGCCCTCCGGCCCGACCTCGTCTTCATGCGCGTGGGTTCCTGCTACTCCATGGGCGACAGCGAAATCCTCCAGCGCCAGATGAACATGATCGAGGCCATGGGCATCCCCCTCGTGGTGCTCAACGGACCGTCCACATTCTGCGATCCGACCGTGGAGCACATCAGCGAGGAAATCCGCATCGTGGGTAAGGCGTTCAACAAGGAGGAACAGGCCCGGCAGCTGGCGGCCTACCTGGAGGGGATCGTGGGCATGGTGCGCCAGCGCACCGCCGGGGTCCCCGCAGACCAAAGGCCGAGCGTGCTGCTCTTCGGGCTGAGCCCCAAGGCGCGCGGCGAGGGCGGCGCGGGCACGGCCCAGGGCCGGGACACCATCGAATCCTACTTTGTGGAGGACATCATCCAAGGCCGCAACGCCTTCGAGGGATCGGGCAGCTTCTCCATCGTCAACATCGAACAGGTCTTCGCCATGGATCCCGACGTCGTCATCCTGCCCACGGCCTGGGGATACCACCCGCCCAAGGAGCTCTACACGGCCCCTTACTACAGCAAGCTTTCCAGCCTGAGCGCAGTCAAGAACCACCGCGTGGTGGCCCTGCCCTGGACCCCGTGCAACTGCGCCAAACGGCTCGAATACCCCATCGAAATCATGATCATGGCCAAGGCGGTGCATCCTGAACTGTTCAAGGATATCTCCATCCACAAATGGGTGCTGGAATTCTACAAAAAGGTCTACGGCGTGGACCAAAAGACCGCGGAAGGCCTGCGCACCACGCAATGGCTGGACTGGACCGTGGAAGAACAATGGTAG
- a CDS encoding Fur family transcriptional regulator has translation MKNPQEVFNEYLAEMNLKATPQRRLILDTIIKQKAHLSSEELYAKVKARDASVGQATVYRTLKLLVEADLVEPLDFADGVTRYEISYGKEHHDHLICSVCGKNIEILDPTIEKRQEEIAKKHGFKLSSHKMYLYGICDDCRKGK, from the coding sequence ATGAAAAATCCTCAAGAAGTCTTCAACGAATATCTCGCTGAAATGAACCTCAAGGCCACGCCCCAGCGCCGCCTCATTCTGGATACGATCATCAAGCAAAAGGCCCACTTGTCTTCGGAGGAGCTCTACGCCAAGGTCAAGGCGCGCGACGCTTCCGTGGGCCAGGCGACGGTCTACCGCACCCTCAAGCTGCTGGTGGAGGCGGACCTGGTGGAGCCTCTTGATTTTGCCGACGGCGTCACCCGCTACGAAATTTCCTACGGCAAGGAGCACCACGATCACCTGATCTGCTCGGTCTGCGGCAAGAACATCGAGATTCTTGACCCGACCATCGAGAAACGGCAGGAGGAGATCGCCAAAAAGCACGGCTTCAAACTCTCCAGCCACAAGATGTACCTCTACGGTATCTGCGACGACTGCCGGAAAGGCAAGTAA
- a CDS encoding methyl-accepting chemotaxis protein, giving the protein MGIRGKILLPLIVMAVVMAVAGYFGLTHEFESLEKSFISLLVKGKMNDTRESIDQMSGNALQQAALFSQMPAVVEAFEIARQGDMNDENDPRAQEAREVLRQRLAPVLAGYQKMTGDKFRLHFHLPSARSLARMWRDKQAKRNNVWVDVSDDLSDFRKTVLDVNSHRQPVQGIEPGRGGFTIRGLAPVTGPDGTHLGSVEVLIDFSTILKAMETSGEIKALLYMDADLLSITTQLRDPDKYPVKDEAYVLVYGRENAQARELATPALLSQGMKDATFAVEGNHGVGAFPIKDYRGTPIGAIVLSQDITAQQSLISNVMWLIALGLLAVIAIPLAVILWVLHRSILQPIQGCSRIATQIADGDLQNISHETRSDEMGLVMRAMDEMADRLVVVLGSLQTIAKDVAGGCRQLSEASDVLSQSAIDQATGLEEVSSSMEQMSSRIQQTAEIARQTESVASQAASDAREGGKAVEKTVDAMKRIAEEISIIEEIARQTNLLALNAAIEAARAGEAGKGFAVVAAEVRKLAERSGKAAAGISELSSSSVAVAEEAGGLLRKIVPDIQKTAELIHEISEATGDQDHGIREVTHAVQDTDAAVQQNASTAEQVASTAGNLTERARQMQENISYFRIEKGNGHNKNRLVIEKAKAIEIHPFKTDVLFKKN; this is encoded by the coding sequence ATGGGTATCCGAGGAAAGATATTGCTTCCGCTCATCGTCATGGCGGTCGTCATGGCGGTTGCGGGATATTTCGGCCTGACGCATGAATTCGAATCCCTGGAAAAGTCCTTCATCTCCCTGCTCGTCAAAGGAAAGATGAACGACACCCGGGAATCCATAGACCAGATGTCGGGCAACGCCCTGCAACAGGCCGCACTTTTCAGCCAAATGCCCGCCGTGGTCGAGGCGTTTGAAATAGCCCGCCAGGGCGACATGAACGATGAAAACGACCCCCGGGCGCAGGAAGCCAGGGAGGTTCTCCGCCAGCGGCTCGCCCCGGTGCTTGCGGGGTATCAGAAGATGACGGGTGACAAGTTCCGGCTGCACTTCCACCTGCCCTCGGCCAGGAGCCTCGCGCGCATGTGGCGCGACAAGCAGGCCAAGCGGAACAACGTGTGGGTCGACGTTTCCGACGACCTTTCGGACTTCCGGAAAACCGTGCTCGACGTCAACAGCCACAGACAGCCGGTGCAGGGCATCGAACCCGGACGCGGCGGCTTCACCATCCGGGGGCTGGCCCCGGTCACCGGACCGGACGGGACCCACCTGGGCTCGGTCGAGGTGCTCATAGACTTTTCCACCATCCTCAAGGCCATGGAGACATCGGGGGAGATAAAGGCCCTCCTGTACATGGACGCCGACCTGCTCTCCATCACCACACAGCTCCGCGATCCGGACAAGTATCCGGTCAAGGACGAAGCCTACGTGCTGGTCTACGGCCGCGAAAACGCCCAGGCCAGGGAACTGGCCACCCCGGCCCTGCTCTCCCAGGGAATGAAAGACGCCACCTTTGCCGTGGAAGGCAATCACGGGGTGGGAGCCTTCCCCATCAAGGACTACCGGGGAACCCCCATAGGCGCAATTGTCCTTTCCCAGGACATTACCGCGCAACAATCGCTCATCTCCAACGTCATGTGGCTCATTGCCCTCGGGCTCCTGGCCGTCATAGCCATCCCACTGGCCGTCATCCTCTGGGTGCTCCACAGGTCCATCCTCCAGCCCATCCAGGGCTGCTCCAGGATAGCCACCCAGATAGCGGACGGCGACCTGCAGAACATCAGCCATGAAACGCGCAGCGACGAAATGGGGCTGGTCATGCGGGCAATGGATGAAATGGCCGACCGGCTTGTCGTCGTGCTCGGCTCCCTGCAGACCATTGCAAAGGATGTGGCCGGAGGCTGCAGGCAGCTTTCCGAGGCCAGCGACGTCCTGTCCCAAAGCGCCATCGACCAGGCCACCGGCCTGGAAGAGGTGAGCTCGAGCATGGAACAGATGTCCTCCCGAATCCAGCAGACCGCCGAGATCGCCCGGCAGACTGAATCCGTGGCATCACAGGCCGCCTCGGACGCCCGGGAAGGCGGCAAGGCCGTGGAAAAGACCGTGGACGCGATGAAACGCATTGCCGAGGAAATATCCATCATCGAGGAAATCGCCCGACAGACAAACCTGCTGGCGCTCAACGCCGCCATCGAGGCGGCCCGGGCCGGCGAGGCGGGCAAGGGCTTTGCCGTGGTGGCTGCGGAGGTGCGCAAGCTTGCCGAACGCAGCGGCAAGGCCGCGGCAGGCATCAGCGAGCTCTCCTCGTCCAGCGTGGCCGTGGCCGAGGAGGCGGGAGGCCTGCTCCGGAAGATCGTGCCGGACATCCAGAAGACGGCCGAACTGATACATGAAATCTCCGAGGCCACCGGGGACCAGGACCACGGAATCCGGGAAGTGACCCACGCCGTGCAGGACACGGATGCCGCCGTGCAGCAGAACGCCTCCACGGCGGAACAGGTGGCCTCCACCGCCGGAAACCTCACGGAACGCGCCCGGCAGATGCAGGAGAACATCAGCTATTTCAGGATAGAAAAAGGCAACGGCCACAACAAGAATCGCCTGGTTATAGAGAAGGCAAAGGCCATAGAGATTCACCCCTTCAAGACGGACGTCCTGTTCAAAAAGAACTGA
- a CDS encoding PilZ domain-containing protein, producing the protein MIPHAQLDYLRDVQQTFAHGSGRLDVIEVFSMILAFVVPLVSLAALWYYRRYLWFLLVRLLTRMFLGKSQGIIENYLVSKGVVMEVSILEEDGTVGRNVCFARIETVLNGKLMLQLVKAAPTRVDLRGKRVICFVKQFALRGKKYNSFVTYIHSFERKGTVLKKMVLLTPMRYRFIIRRRHVRKRVNRPDIIRIKAWDIAKRHFFHSKKPDLYSVPDPARYEGKTFLEVGNISAGGLRLFVRNPRGHLPSLRVNDQLVLRISLKDPGSRQFFYFTVIGTIRSRFRADGNCIGLGLQFTALGEKMVDGTGRFSWSSVSGEIKALDQFLKKFE; encoded by the coding sequence ATGATACCACACGCACAACTCGACTACCTGCGCGACGTGCAGCAGACCTTTGCGCACGGGTCGGGACGCCTCGACGTCATCGAGGTCTTTTCCATGATCCTGGCCTTTGTGGTGCCCTTGGTTTCCCTCGCGGCCCTGTGGTATTACCGACGCTATCTCTGGTTCCTCCTGGTGCGCCTCCTGACCCGCATGTTTTTGGGCAAAAGCCAGGGGATCATCGAGAATTACCTGGTTTCCAAGGGCGTGGTCATGGAGGTTTCCATCCTGGAGGAGGACGGGACCGTGGGCAGGAATGTTTGCTTTGCGCGCATCGAAACCGTGCTGAACGGCAAGCTCATGCTCCAGTTGGTCAAGGCCGCTCCCACCAGGGTGGACCTGCGGGGCAAGCGGGTCATCTGCTTTGTGAAGCAGTTCGCCCTGCGCGGGAAAAAGTACAACTCCTTCGTCACCTATATCCACAGCTTCGAACGCAAGGGCACGGTGCTCAAGAAGATGGTGCTGCTCACGCCCATGCGCTACCGCTTCATCATCCGGCGCAGGCATGTGCGCAAGCGGGTCAACCGGCCGGACATCATCCGCATCAAGGCCTGGGATATTGCCAAGCGGCATTTCTTTCATTCCAAGAAGCCGGACCTGTACAGCGTGCCGGATCCCGCGCGCTATGAGGGAAAGACCTTTCTCGAGGTGGGCAACATTTCGGCGGGCGGGCTGCGCCTGTTCGTGCGCAATCCGCGCGGCCACCTGCCTTCCCTGCGCGTCAACGACCAGCTTGTGCTGCGCATCAGTCTCAAGGACCCGGGAAGCAGGCAGTTCTTCTACTTCACGGTCATCGGCACCATCCGGAGCCGTTTCAGGGCGGATGGGAATTGCATCGGCCTGGGCCTTCAGTTCACGGCCCTGGGCGAAAAGATGGTCGACGGAACCGGACGGTTCAGCTGGAGCAGCGTTTCCGGCGAGATCAAGGCGCTGGATCAGTTCCTCAAGAAGTTCGAATAG
- a CDS encoding 4Fe-4S dicluster domain-containing protein, which produces MSLKLKKENIDEAVRTIMELGGKGILNCVQCGACSAVCPGVKAGFPVLCRLLIKKLTTGQLEEIIEEPSSWGCQACNRCTEVCPQGVRPQEVVFAFRRYQANEMAISTSTTTSQMNFYETGHAVYTESSKELRKQVGLPEAPPTTVSDAQGLKEIQTLLENSPMGELGFF; this is translated from the coding sequence ATGTCGCTCAAATTGAAGAAAGAGAACATCGACGAGGCCGTCCGGACCATCATGGAACTCGGCGGCAAGGGTATCCTGAACTGTGTGCAGTGCGGCGCGTGCTCGGCCGTGTGCCCGGGCGTCAAGGCCGGGTTCCCGGTGCTCTGCCGCCTGCTCATCAAGAAGCTCACCACGGGGCAGCTCGAGGAGATCATCGAGGAACCTTCCAGCTGGGGCTGCCAGGCCTGCAACCGGTGTACGGAAGTATGTCCGCAAGGCGTGCGGCCACAGGAAGTGGTTTTCGCCTTCCGGCGTTACCAGGCCAACGAGATGGCCATCTCCACTTCCACCACCACCAGCCAGATGAACTTCTACGAGACCGGCCATGCCGTGTACACCGAGTCGTCCAAAGAGCTGCGCAAGCAGGTCGGATTGCCCGAAGCGCCGCCTACCACGGTTTCCGATGCACAGGGTCTCAAGGAAATCCAGACGCTTCTGGAAAACAGCCCCATGGGCGAACTGGGCTTCTTCTAA
- the thiM gene encoding hydroxyethylthiazole kinase, translating into MFSPSTMIKDLGLLREKKPLVTNITNYVVTNSTANALLAIGASPIMTHAVEEVEDLVNISNALVINLGTVARTYLEAMPVAWAAANRKGIPVVLDPVGAGASRVRTEQPVSMLSRYKPAIVRGNASEIMTLAGEAGAAKGVDSTMGASEAEIAAKVLAGVHKCAVVVSGELDLVTDGDQVVRVAGGSPMMPLVTGLGCTASALCGAFAAVSACPFEAAVHAMVAMKVAGEMAAERAQGPGTLQLHLYDALYSMGAADIEKRMRVTA; encoded by the coding sequence ATGTTTTCCCCGAGCACCATGATCAAGGACCTGGGCCTGCTGCGCGAGAAGAAGCCGCTCGTGACCAACATCACCAACTACGTGGTGACCAACAGCACCGCCAACGCCCTGCTGGCCATCGGCGCCTCGCCGATCATGACCCATGCCGTGGAAGAGGTGGAGGACCTCGTGAACATCAGCAACGCCCTGGTCATCAACCTGGGCACGGTGGCCCGCACCTATCTCGAGGCCATGCCCGTGGCCTGGGCCGCTGCCAACAGGAAGGGCATCCCCGTGGTGCTCGACCCGGTGGGAGCCGGTGCTTCCCGCGTGCGCACCGAGCAACCTGTGAGCATGCTTTCCAGGTACAAGCCCGCCATCGTGCGCGGCAACGCCTCGGAGATCATGACCCTCGCCGGTGAGGCCGGGGCCGCCAAGGGCGTGGACAGCACCATGGGAGCCAGCGAGGCGGAGATTGCCGCAAAGGTGCTGGCCGGGGTGCACAAGTGCGCCGTGGTGGTCAGCGGCGAGTTGGATCTGGTCACGGACGGCGACCAGGTGGTGCGCGTGGCGGGCGGAAGCCCCATGATGCCGCTGGTGACCGGGCTGGGCTGCACCGCCAGCGCCCTGTGCGGGGCGTTCGCGGCCGTGAGCGCCTGTCCCTTCGAGGCGGCCGTGCACGCCATGGTGGCCATGAAGGTGGCCGGGGAAATGGCCGCCGAGCGGGCCCAGGGGCCGGGCACCCTGCAGCTGCACCTCTATGACGCCCTGTATTCCATGGGGGCCGCCGACATTGAAAAGCGCATGCGCGTAACGGCCTGA
- a CDS encoding CoB--CoM heterodisulfide reductase iron-sulfur subunit B family protein has translation MEKFGLFLGCNIPFKAPDIEQSFRQVFPVLGVEPVDIEGATCCPAWGTAPSFDLTSWCAISGRNIALAEEKGMDLMTGCNSCFGVLSEAKHFLEDKERRAGANKLLEKVGREYKGTSDIYHVTHVLHRTIGTDRIRESVKFNLEGMRFATQAGCHQLWPSDVYKVSEENPFFPTMLNELVEATGASAPHYSRAEACCGMGGMRSTDVEKSLKIFKDKLLSIKEETDPDAVVTTCSSCFLQFDQAQKMLRDKGEIDFEIPVLYYTQLLALAMGFDPSQVAAVSTTDRAAVIAEIQNPARQAN, from the coding sequence ATGGAAAAATTCGGACTGTTTCTGGGATGCAACATCCCGTTCAAAGCACCTGACATAGAACAATCGTTCCGGCAGGTCTTCCCGGTTCTGGGAGTGGAGCCCGTGGACATCGAAGGCGCCACCTGCTGCCCCGCGTGGGGCACTGCGCCGTCCTTCGACCTGACCTCCTGGTGCGCCATATCCGGCCGCAACATAGCATTGGCCGAGGAAAAGGGCATGGACCTCATGACCGGCTGCAACTCCTGCTTCGGCGTGCTTTCCGAGGCCAAGCACTTCCTTGAGGACAAGGAACGGCGGGCCGGGGCCAACAAGCTGCTGGAAAAGGTCGGCCGCGAATACAAGGGCACTTCGGACATCTACCACGTGACCCATGTGCTGCACCGCACCATCGGCACGGACAGGATCCGTGAGAGCGTCAAGTTTAACCTGGAAGGCATGCGTTTCGCCACTCAGGCCGGCTGCCACCAGCTCTGGCCCTCGGACGTCTACAAGGTCAGCGAGGAGAACCCGTTCTTCCCCACCATGCTCAACGAGCTGGTGGAGGCCACCGGAGCCTCGGCCCCGCATTACAGCCGCGCAGAAGCATGCTGCGGCATGGGCGGCATGCGCTCCACGGACGTGGAAAAGTCCCTGAAGATATTCAAGGACAAGCTCCTGTCCATCAAGGAGGAAACCGATCCGGACGCCGTGGTGACCACCTGCTCGTCCTGCTTCCTGCAGTTCGACCAGGCGCAGAAGATGCTCCGGGACAAGGGCGAGATCGATTTCGAGATCCCTGTGCTGTACTACACCCAGCTCCTGGCCCTTGCCATGGGCTTTGACCCGTCCCAGGTGGCTGCCGTGAGCACCACAGACCGGGCCGCGGTCATCGCTGAAATTCAGAACCCTGCGCGCCAGGCCAACTAG
- a CDS encoding FecCD family ABC transporter permease, whose translation MSDMVENGIRATAPASAVCFREGRKALVLGLLLTLLAGVVMTAVVMGPFGLTLENVLAVLRAHLLPGGDVEALNKLHNTVVWDIRLPRTLLAVGVGAALASSGGVFQGCFRNPLVEPYILGASSGAAFGATLAIVLQSFLLPLQVSAFLFSVLAVFGAYALARVRGETPVVTLILAGVVIGSIFAALVSILKYTAADAALREIVFWLMGGFYYAVWKDVALVLPPVLLLAAVLCLLGWKLNIVSMGDEEARTLGVNPEKYKALFILAATFMTALSVSIVGIIAWVGLMMPHAARMLLGPDHRFMLPGASILGAMYLVVCDTLARTLTNTEIPVGIITSILGAPYLIYLLRSKGKSAFGG comes from the coding sequence ATGTCTGACATGGTCGAAAACGGCATTCGCGCGACGGCCCCCGCATCCGCAGTGTGTTTCCGGGAAGGACGCAAGGCCCTCGTGCTGGGCCTGCTCCTCACCCTGCTCGCGGGCGTGGTCATGACCGCCGTGGTCATGGGCCCCTTCGGACTCACCCTGGAAAACGTGCTGGCCGTGCTGCGGGCCCACCTGCTGCCCGGCGGCGACGTGGAAGCCCTGAACAAGCTGCACAACACCGTGGTCTGGGACATCCGCCTGCCGCGGACCCTGCTCGCGGTGGGCGTGGGCGCGGCACTGGCCTCCTCGGGCGGCGTGTTCCAGGGCTGCTTCCGCAACCCCCTGGTGGAGCCATACATTCTCGGGGCATCCTCCGGAGCCGCCTTTGGCGCGACGCTGGCCATCGTCCTGCAGTCCTTCCTGCTCCCGCTCCAGGTCTCGGCCTTCCTGTTTTCGGTCCTGGCCGTGTTCGGGGCCTATGCGCTGGCCCGCGTGCGCGGGGAAACGCCCGTGGTGACCCTCATCCTGGCCGGGGTGGTCATCGGCTCCATCTTTGCCGCGTTGGTCTCCATCCTCAAGTACACGGCCGCAGACGCGGCCCTGCGCGAAATCGTGTTCTGGCTCATGGGCGGATTCTATTACGCGGTCTGGAAGGACGTGGCCCTGGTCCTGCCTCCGGTGCTCCTGCTCGCGGCCGTCCTGTGCCTGCTGGGCTGGAAGCTGAACATCGTTTCCATGGGGGACGAGGAGGCACGCACCCTCGGGGTGAATCCGGAAAAGTACAAGGCCCTGTTCATTCTCGCGGCCACGTTCATGACCGCCCTGTCCGTCTCCATCGTGGGCATCATCGCCTGGGTGGGGCTCATGATGCCCCATGCGGCCCGCATGCTGCTCGGCCCGGACCACCGCTTCATGCTGCCCGGGGCATCGATCCTGGGGGCCATGTACCTGGTGGTCTGTGACACCCTGGCGCGCACCCTGACCAACACGGAAATCCCGGTGGGCATCATCACTTCCATCCTGGGAGCGCCCTACCTGATCTATCTCTTGCGGAGCAAGGGCAAATCCGCCTTCGGAGGATGA